CGCGCCTCAGTTTTAAGGGGCATTTACACTGCAGGAGCGTGAAACTTAATGTCTAAACCATAATCGCAGATACTTGTGGTATACAGGGGTTTGTAATGGGACACTGAGCcactgagaaattaaattattatccTAAAAGGTCACAGCATTTTACAGAAGCAGGACCCTGACACTTCAGTGGCCAAGTCCCTAACTGCAGCCATATAAACTCCATTAACACCAATCAACACAGACAGAAAATCTGTATGAGGACTATTTGCTAAATATTTGGTAGCTACTTGTCTTTCGCATAACCTTTATAAATATTAGCTGAGACCCCCAAAGGAGTCAGTAGATATTATTGTTTTTACTCAATGGAAGGGGAAGCAGTTGCAAAAAGATTAAATGACTCATGAGACCTCGAGCAGTGAACACGCAGCAGTGACTAACTGGACCACGGCCTTTCTCAGTGCAGTGGCCCCGGCCCCTTTTATTTGGGCTCAATAGCACGATATTCAGCCCGGAAACTGGTTCGGTGATCCTTAACATTTTCATGAAATTCTATTTCAGCTTGGCTTCCTGTTGACTGCCAGAAGAATTGTTGCTTCCCATGGAACACCATCGTCTTCATGGTGTTTATGTCACGGACCTGCATAAAGAAAGACCAAACTATCATATCATAGCAGCCTACAGGGGAAGTACTCACAAAATACCAGGGACTTGCAAATTGGTCGCTCAGAGCAAAAGCTGCCCTATACAAAGGTTAGAAGAAATACAATAGATATCAGTAGTGCTCATTCACCTCTACATTTACATAACAGAGATCAGAGTTTGACCTTCTAGGATCTGTGATTGAACTTTGCATCTGGATGGAAATCTCTAATGAGGAGATGGATCCGTTCCCATCCAAATCATCCCCTGTAGGTCTCTGACTCACCAGGatgtaattaaaatgtgtttggttGCTCTCATTGCCCAGGTCAATATATAGGGCGCGGATAGCTATGCGATGCTGAGGAGCCACGTTGATGAAGGTCCGACACACTACTTCTTGCCTTTGATCAGGCAATTGCACAGGATTCACTATTTCGCCTTGGGGACCAAACAGCTGCTTGTCACAGTCtgagagggggaaagggagcagaaaagaaaatgatttAGAGAAGTGTCCAGCATCTCCAAGAAAGAAATCATTTAAATTAAACACAGGCAGAAAAGTTTCTCTAAGGATTTTCGTCTGGGAACCTCCAAGCACCAGCAAACACCTGCAGGGGGCTTGCCTTGAAAACGGAGGGCTAGTCCACAAATAATATAAATTCCAACGCTCCTCAATAAGGGGCTTCTCAgctgctaaaaatgaagcaaggtTTCCATAGATTTCCATAGGAAACCATGATCCATGGAACAATGTGGGCCTTGCCATGTGTGCCTTAATCTAAAGCAATAGCAAAGCTTTCAGTAAGGTACCTTGGTAATATTTTTTAGTTGCAGTTCTGCTGTTGTACTGAAGAATGACCCCATTTCCTGGCAGCAAAACACGCTGTTTCACAATCAGCGTGTTCGTTCTGGAATTTATCAGTGACAAAGGGAGGTTCCTGCAGCCTGTCCGCCACATCATTCGCCCAGAAAACAGCACCACCTCACCTGGAATGGATGAGCACAGGGACTAGAAACACTTTTACTTTAAGTAAAAGACCACAATCTATCTTACATAGGTCTGGAATCAAGTAATTTCTGCATCTTGTCCCTATCTTATAAAAATCTGTCATGAAAGCAGTCCAGTTAACTAATCTATCCATACCGATTCCAGCTAGAGGGTATACCACAGACAGAGTTTATAACAGGCCAAAGCAAGCAGCTTCTTTAACCCCGTAAACTCCTTTCATCTCAGATCTATCAATAAAATAGGTAAGAAACTATTATGTAGTGGAAGGAAAGGCATCACCTTCATCAAGTCCCATCTGGCAACAGTTCGCTGGGACAGAAAAACTTGTAAAATGGTTTCAGAGATTACACAGGCCGCAAGGCAGCAAGAACCTTTCAAGGGCACCAAAAGCACATGGGCAAAGACGTGCGGGCTTCCCAAAGGGCCAGGCTGGTCCCCAGCATGCCCTGGGCAGTACCTGCACTGCAGTTGAGGGAGCTCTCCAGGATGCTGACTGTTATCTCCTCCCTGAGAGGACGTCCGATGGCCACAGTGCAGTCGCTGCTCTCTACACCCGTCATGTTGATGACCCCGGTGGCATTGAGAAAGAGCTTTCCACAGACATCTGTACAGCAGAGACAGATGAGAAACACACCCAGAAGGAACTACAGCTGCTTGAAAACAGCCCCCATTCTCTTCATGGCCTAATGAACAGACAAGTGCACACTTTCTGGGTAAAGCCCAGGAAGAGTCAGCCACTGCCCCAAGGAGTCCCAAGCCAGAAGAGCTTTGGGAAGCCCAAGGAAGGGAGGCATTGTTCCTAGCTCAGATAGCATGGACAGCTCATGGCACGCTGGAAGGAACAGCACGTTGTCCCTCCTAACCAGAAGTGTTCCCTCCCATGCTCCTGTTCCTGTATGGCAGCAGGGTCACCACAACCCAGCTGCACGCAGTAAGCACCTATCTCTACTTTTTGGAAGTGTCCTCCTCACCTCCACTGGTCTTCGTCTGTTCCTGAGgcacagctggcacagcagaTGGAGGAAGATCCAGGTCCTTGTATCTCACCTCTCTGGCAGTTGCAGGTGTTGTCAGACGCGAAGCTGGTGTCACTGTCTGCAGTTCTGCCCCAGGGGACCTGGTCCCACGGGGACCCACCACCTGCTCAGGACAGGGCCCTACGGAGCAGCCACGTACCACAATGGCCTTGGGGAAGTGCCTACAGAAGATGGGGTTCACGTGCTTACGGGTTAGCAGGTTGAGGCAGAAATCCTGCCGCGTCTGAATGCCATTCCCACATGAAGCTGAACactgcaaagaaagaaacccaCAGGATTTTATACATGTGTTTCAGTTggtatttagaaataaatacatttattagtTCAGGCATGATCTGGGGGGCTGATCTGTTGTTCACGGGTGCTGTCCTATCACCTGCCTTTTCTGTGCTCTAGTCTCATCAGCTATAAGATAGCCCACCTCCCAGGGGATCTTCCAAACTATATGTTTGAACTGCAGAACCACTTTctaaaaactctgaaaaaaatctgcattccagaagaaaacaagcccAAGACCATTTTTAAACTGGAGCCAAAACCTTAGCTGAGAAAGGTGGGAAGCAGACCTACAGCTGCTAAATGCAGGGCAGTGGAAAGGATGGAAAACATCCCTAGAAACAGTTTAGCATTTCTGTGGGAAGTAAATATACAAGGCAGCAGTGGTATTTCCCCCCTGTATGCTTTAGGGAAGTGAAGGGCTATAAAACCGCTGCACTAGACACCAAGTGCTGCATCTGAACAGGAGCAAATACCTCTGTCCACTCGCTGAAGCTCCATTCGTAAGAGCACATTCGGATGACACAGGGGACACTGGTAAGGGGCTTCTCTGCCACAGGACACAAACGGTCCTCCAGCAAAACTTCCTTGCCTTGGTGAATCTGCACACAGGTGACCAGCTGAACCATTAAGCCGAGCCCACAGCTGGAGGAACAGGGGCCAGCTGGGGTTACCTTCCATCTGGCAGAGGACATCgaggagaaaaattaagttAGTGATGAATCCCCACCCTCTACTGTCTCTCACTGTAGAAAATGCACTACAACTCCCTCATCCTTCCCCCTTCTGCTTCTCAGCAGCTTTCTTCACCCCTCCACCTCACACGCTTTGCTGCCTACAGTGCTTAGAAGACAGCCTTTGAAACAAGGCTGTCCAGCCTGGAGCAGGTTTGGAGTTGGACCCAAGCAGAGGGTGTTGACATTTTGCAAGAAGCCCACAGACTCAAAATATACATTGAATATTACTCTGCATCCATTACAGTCTTCCCCAGGGTGACATACACAGGCTTAATCGCAAAAACAATCTTATCTCCCTCCAAAATACACACCACTGGTAACAGTCAGATCAGAAACCAAGCAGTATTTCATCCTGGGAGCGGCATCCTGTAGCACGTAAAAGAAGTTCAGATGCTGGTGACTTTCCAGTCCCACAGCAACTAGGGCAGGGCAAGCTCTGCCCCATTTATCAACGCCGAGCCATATGCTAGATCACACCGTACATGTTCATGGATGACCACTCTTCCCCAGTGCATGCTCTTGCAGCCCGTGTGGCTCAGCTCTAAATTACACAGCTCCTGCAGTCTGGGTGAGGCAAACTGTCACACTGAGTATCTGTCACAATCTCTTCGGCCTTCTCCCTGGCCTCCCTTGCACAACAGAGGACCTTGCGCATCACACCTCCTCCACAGCTTACACTGCATGAGCCCATTTTGTAATGCCACCTGGGAATAATGCAGCCATCAGTGAGTACCTCCAGCTGCCAACTGTCTTCACTGGATTGTAAATCCAACCAGTCTATGCAGTTACAACTGGAATTCTGTTAATGCATACATACACACTGGCTCATGTCTGAGAGATCAGCAGTCACCCCACTGACTGCAGTCTGCAATACCATAAATCCTAAGGAAAGTGCAATCAATTTCCTTCAGGTCTCAGAGCAGCTATGCCAGATTCTTAGAGCATTTGATTCCAGCTAATTTCCTTGATGCTATGTGGAAACTACAGCTGGCAAATGTGTCGCCACCTTTTGCAGTTATGGATTTGTTCCTACCTCCCCAGGGTAATAAGGCATCAAGAGGTTTTCAGTTTTCCCCTGGACTCAAACTCCAAAGGCTTCACTTAGTTCTGCTTGAGAATATACCATCCCAGGAAAGACTCTCAGTTAGTTTGCTCTGTATGGAtccatgctgctgcttttgcgGCTAGCTGTGCTTTCAAACCAGGAGAGAGGAAGATAACATCCTCAGGGTAGCTAGACCCTTATTTACCACATCCCTGGAGatagagaggaaggaaagaccCATCGCTGGCTCATTGTCTCCTGGTAACTGCTTTACCTTGGTGGGCAGGGACTGAGATCACAGACTTCCATCCTGCTCTCTGGCTTTGGCACTGGATGACAGTTTTCTTCTTGGGTTTCTTCTTTGGTGTCAAAAGCCACACATACATATTGTAACTGAGTCTTACCTAGGAAGGGAAGCAGTCTTACTGCATGGCGTCCATGCAAGGGTTGAAAATAAGCCAAGCAGTGTCAGTCACATCTGTGCGTACAAAACAAGCAGTCTGCCCAGGCCCCAGGCACACTTACTGCACTCATCCCCTGCAACtctgaagcacagcagcagccagccagccctcTAAACTATTCCCTGTCTGAGCCAGgcccccttccctcttccaaACTCAAAAAAAATTGTGGCCACCTCCACACACGCACTTAGAGCTGTAGAGGGAAAACGACCAGGTCCCTGAGGTTCCTAGGCACTGAGCTCACACCTACAGCCAAGTAACATTTCCCTGCAGCACTGGAAGGTCTCACCTCTACCACAGGAGACGGAACACTCTCCAGCTAGAGGGCTCCAGACATACACGGTCTGATTTTCCAGTTGCATACGCCCAAGTGACTCCGAAGTCTGAAGTAAGTGTGCATCTTCCTCCTCAGGACAGAGCAAAAAGACCCAGACTGACATTGGCACCTGCTTTCCACACCGGTCCCGATCTAATGAAGCTGGGGGATACCTCCAGATCAAGCCTACAACATATTTGCTGTCACTGAAGAAAGAGGCACATTTAAACACTTTCTCCATTTTTGCAGAACATGTAAGTATCAAGAATAGCTAAGGACGTTCAACAGCCAATACCCCTCTTAATTCACACTACCTGAAGCGAGATACCTGAGACTGGAGATGCCTAGAGCGGTATCTTCCCCATATGTAAATGTACACCTGGCAGTGGTTCCCCAGTACGGATTTGGACAGTGGTCCTGTGCTGAGAAGCCCTCTTCCCTGCTAGCAATCCTCCCCACCATGTCAGAACCCCTCTGTTTGCCAGTGAGGTATTTTCTAGTGGACCAGgggttatttctgtttctggttATGTTGAACTCTGCAAGGAGGAATGAAGATGGAACAAAGTCACCAGCTGCCCTAAGCAAACCACCACTATGAGTTGATGAATCCAGCAGCATAGATTAAGAGGGACAGAGCTGTCTAAAGTGACAGGATGAACCTTTAACTAGGCAGATATCCTTGGTGTAAGCCACCCTCCCAGACTCCAGTAGTAAGGTGGTGGTTCTTAACTGGTAGCCTCCTGTGGATCACAAGTGCAAAGATCCCAGCGAGACTCCTGAAATAAGCCAAGCGAGTAAACTCACTTTGTTCCAGCCTAAAGGGCAGACATTAACCACACACGGCACAACAGAGAggggtttttcttctgctgggCACAAGCTGTCATCCACAACAGTCTCCAATCCATCACGAAACTGAACACAGGTCAgattctgctgggcagctccagTTCCACAGACAGCAGAGCATTCATCTATCTGAGATATCTTCCACCTATATGGGAAGTAATTGTATCACCCTATTTCTCATTTGGATCATGGAGGTTTATTACTCATACCACTGATTACAGAAACGGGTCATACAGAGTATTCGGCTTCTCTATTTCAAAAGCCTTGTCTGGATGTGACTGAGAGGACAACTGCTGGCAATGTGAGGCCTTGCACTGACAGCTCTCTAGGACTACGAGCACTTAAGCTAAAGAGCTATAGTTCACTGTGTAATCACCTTTTATTAAACACTAAAACATCTATGAGATCAACGTCTGGGCAGGCTTGGCTCTTGGTCCTCTTTCCAGTCTAATTAACACAAGGGTCTCCTCCAGAGTAAGACCAAATCTTTGTTGGCACAATCTTGGAAGGGATGTGAGCAGATGTCTTCTTCTGGCCAAGCCctcaaagtattttcatttagcAGATTACTGCGAAATATTGGAAGGACTGTCTCCCATTCATTCAGCCAACATCTCAATTACCTCATGGGACCAGGAAAGACAGAACATGGTTCGGGATCTTCCATGCCATTATAATTATCAAGAAACTACTTCatacctctccttttttttctaccttGCACAATGCAAATGAGACTGCAGAGACTGGGTTAGCTGGCAGAGAAAGGCCAAGTGAAGCAAGAATTCAGCTGAGCTTCCAGAAACACCAACCTGTACAGGCATGGCTCCATAGCACAGGGCTTGTGCTCTGAAAGGGGCTGTGGGAGCTCCAGACACCACTGATCCTCTGTTATTTCATTCTTTGTCTGGTCAAAGCACACATGATCCACTGGTCGTGTCCCTGGgatacaaaaggaaaaggaaagggagttATAAACAAAGTGAACAGTTCACCCCTGTTACACTAGGAAGATGAAGTAATTTCACTTTACTCAAATCATCTGTgtaagaaaacagcaaatttgGGAATACAGACTTTCTATAAACACACAACCCCCTTCTTCCTGATATAACTTTTCCTCAAGAGTTTTCAAGTGCCTTTCCAAGATGAACACCCCAGAAGATGAGAAGTTTGATTGATAATCCACCGCCAAAATGGAAGGATTGCTCTAAACTGGCCATTTACAAGAAGAAAGATATCAATCATAATTTGGTCCAAATTAGTTCTAATGATCTTGATGACTGACCGATGAGGGACAGGTTGCTGAAAATAAGCTCTAGCAATCAGCCATTTTTAACTGGCCTTCTGTAGAACTAATCATGTAATATCGTCACGCAGCCTTTGTACCCGGACAGCACCGTGCCAGTGTCCTCAAAGTGATCATTAATATCCCGAATGAGACTAGAGGTACTGGGAGAAAAACAGTCTTGCAGTGCCTGTGGCATgacaagaaatgaaatattcatgAACTACAGCTCTAAACaagatttttaataataatgaacCTAACAGGTAAAGCGGGTGAAAATCCAAACTCAAAAGGCTTTAAAGAGTCTCCTTTGCAGTGAATGAGCTACCCTCAGAGACAGGCATTGCTGAATCTCAGAGTATGACCCCGAGAAGCAAACATCAAGAATCAATCAGCAACATTATCTTTTCACTATCCTCTTGTTTTCAAATAATGCCTATTGGTAAGGAGGGCATGAGCATCACTTTCAGCTCTCAAGATGCAACTTCAGCTCAGATTCTCaactttctgttattttaagtgccagctttctctttgtttttgtttgtgatGGCATTAGCTGGGAGGCTCTAAAGCATTTTGAGTTCTTCACTTCAGGGTTTCAGCAATCAGTTCACCTGGTGAATCTGCTGGAGAAAAGCCCTCCAGACATAACTAGTCCTACAGACTGACTtccatacatattcattaatgtattttccaCATCCTTGCCATAAAAGTCTTAGAGAGGCTTTCCAGTGTATCTGTGTTATCTGGTAAACAAGATGTCAGACCGTCTACCAGAGTGATCTGTTACAATCTGCATTATGATTTCTTCAGGGAGACAGAAAGGATTAGCCATGGCACAGGAATAGAATTCTAAGAAGGAAGTTTCATAATTAGCTCTGAGGCTTTAGCTAGACACTAGATACCACTTCGGTCTCAGACTTTTGATGTTTAGCCAACTTCAAGTTAAAGTCTTCAATAACTttgaaaaatctgagaaaattatttagtcttaaaattaaaagttcGGTTAAAACCTATTTAAAAATCCTCTTCACGATCAAACATTTTCACTGTCATTTTGATGATTCAGCTCATTTGCTGATTTGCTAATTTAATTCAAAAGCTGTACCACTCTTTTCTCTGGATCAGTTTAACACTGGCAACTGCAGCTCACTTTCAgcaatttccttttaaactCAGTTCAGTTGTCTAATAAGTTCTAACCAAGTTATCTATCGCTGATGTGACATTTCTTTCACTCAGCCTAGAACAGCCCATGGAGTAGAGATCTGGGTGACTACCAGCCAAACTAGAAGTCTGCCCAGATCTCTGTAAAAAGTAGACGATTGAGTACTGCTGCCTCACCTTCCCCGCAGGTCACTGAACACGGCCCCTGCTGAGGAATCCACATATATGTCAGATTCTCTTTGGGGACAAAGTAGCTGAAGGTGATGTCCGGGTTGGTGGCATTGCCATATTCTTTTGCATACCTTCGATAGACCTGGTGAAGGAAAAAGTCGTGGTCAATGCACAGATTGACTCAGACTCATTTCACGGGACAGGGGTAAGAGAAGCTAGTCCCCCTTTTTTCCATCCAGTCCTGAGCCTCAATGCTTGCCAGGTGCAGTCAGAATACTCACCCTCTGAATTCTGTGCACAGGGCGCTGAAAAAAGGTTAAGCCGAGCAAAAGGTTTAACTCGGTATGCTTTTCCCCACACAAACATCCCCCAGACCTGCAGAAAGCCTGTAGGCAGTCAACCCTCAACCTTTCCAAAGACAAACAACACCATCGCTCTTAGTGAACACCATCTCCATCAGCCTTGGACACGAAGCCTACCACATCTGGATTCTGCACCGCAGCAGAGCTACACAAACTCAGCCTGGCCACTTCTGACTAGCCCCTTTCCAACACTGCTATTTTAATTTACCTGTATTTCAATTTCTTCTTGTGTCGGCCCATCCACATGGACTTCCTCCAGGCTTGGCAGGTTGTCCTTGGTGAGAAACACTTTGTATTTGATCTGGCTGTCCTCCAGAACCGACGGATAGGTGACATTCAGtgagatttttccttttccagcaaCCACATACTCTCCTTTAACCTTCACAGCTAGAGGAGCAAAAGTAGCAGTGAGGTTAAGAGGTATGATGCGGTTACCAGGATCCCCTGGTGCTGGCAGCTACAGACTGCCCATTTGTTAGAAACCAGTTTTTGCTAAGTCAGGCATCCCAAAGAGCATGGCTTCTACCACTTCCCACTGGAGAACATCCCACAAACAAATTTCATCATCAAGGACTTTCCAaacaaattccattttcttgtttttacaaGCTTGTTTTAGCCCTGCCTGTagtccctcctctccctttcatTCAACTCACCCAAATGTGTGAAGAGTGGTCTCTGATTGGTAACATGGACCAAGGTGGTATTATAAGGCAGGGACAGAAATGTAACGTACTCTGgaatgatggaaagaaagaaaatgtggtcATGTTCCATTACTGTACCTCTGTTTAAAAGGCTGGGATTACAGATAAAACCCCTCCTCACCTTACTGGGATGCTATCCATGGGAGGACAAGCCTTACAGGCAGCAACAAAGCTTAACTGCAGTCAGGGGTAATATAGCTAATATAAAAAGAGTAAGGACACAACAGTGATGGCCACTAAATCCACACTGACCTTAGCTCTGTCAGCTTGGCTTGAACACAGTGACGGTGAATACAGCAAACAAAACTGAACTGAATTCTGTGCCTGTTcccatcttt
The Phalacrocorax carbo chromosome 18, bPhaCar2.1, whole genome shotgun sequence DNA segment above includes these coding regions:
- the ADAMTS13 gene encoding A disintegrin and metalloproteinase with thrombospondin motifs 13 isoform X3 translates to MIVSLMIRALVMLPLGFCWPSAFQEKFLGALDAGDVFSYFGTSSASDVPEFVVAEPTCSCKEGQIGLMSCRIQHCSVEAWGQLYAFEFLEDHALLSPSFVSNQVVNSSFSLLKRFSGNCFAGGNALQPPGAKCRVTYCEGQLQGVVIANEEKIHIRPVRSKDIALLKDLGFSRSHILFKSATRGENTVRAGRFPPRLQKRAEGAVKHLELMVVAGPDVYLYHKEDTERYILANLNIGAELLRDASLGAHFRVHLMQMLVLREPEAEVNITTNITSSLISVCEWSKKVNPQNDSDPQHADIVLYVTRFDLELPDGNKELRGVTQLGGVCSSFWSCVITQDTGFDLGVTIAHEIGHSLGIPHDGEGNQCSSSGYIMGSAGNHNSVDLSWSQCSRAEFLAFVSTGQTNCLNDLPDMDDSIPGWKPGLYYGADEQCKIAFGSVATACTFADSNVDICEVLSCHVQPGDKSSCTRLLVPLLDGTECGINKWCSKGQCSSLEELNPMAVVHGQWSVWSPFSSCSRSCGGGVAIRQRFCNNPRPAFGGQECHGASIQVEMCNTQACLMTQQDFMAEQCAATNLKPLYLTVEAPSFYTWTSAVGFAKGDMLCKHMCRAVEKEFMVSREDGFIDGTRCEQDDSQRHGAFNLCVTGSCRAFGCDGRMDSKKMMDSCKVCGGDNTTCTKVSGSYTEGKAKEYVTFLSLPYNTTLVHVTNQRPLFTHLAVKVKGEYVVAGKGKISLNVTYPSVLEDSQIKYKVFLTKDNLPSLEEVHVDGPTQEEIEIQVYRRYAKEYGNATNPDITFSYFVPKENLTYMWIPQQGPCSVTCGEGTRPVDHVCFDQTKNEITEDQWCLELPQPLSEHKPCAMEPCLYRWKISQIDECSAVCGTGAAQQNLTCVQFRDGLETVVDDSLCPAEEKPLSVVPCVVNVCPLGWNKEDAHLLQTSESLGRMQLENQTVYVWSPLAGECSVSCGRGKTQLQYVCVAFDTKEETQEENCHPVPKPESRMEVCDLSPCPPRWKVTPAGPCSSSCGLGLMVQLVTCVQIHQGKEVLLEDRLCPVAEKPLTSVPCVIRMCSYEWSFSEWTECSASCGNGIQTRQDFCLNLLTRKHVNPIFCRHFPKAIVVRGCSVGPCPEQVVGPRGTRSPGAELQTVTPASRLTTPATAREVRYKDLDLPPSAVPAVPQEQTKTSGDVCGKLFLNATGVINMTGVESSDCTVAIGRPLREEITVSILESSLNCSAGEVVLFSGRMMWRTGCRNLPLSLINSRTNTLIVKQRVLLPGNGVILQYNSRTATKKYYQDCDKQLFGPQGEIVNPVQLPDQRQEVVCRTFINVAPQHRIAIRALYIDLGNESNQTHFNYILVRDINTMKTMVFHGKQQFFWQSTGSQAEIEFHENVKDHRTSFRAEYRAIEPK
- the ADAMTS13 gene encoding A disintegrin and metalloproteinase with thrombospondin motifs 13 isoform X1, producing MIVSLMIRALVMLPLGFCWPSAFQEKFLGALDAGDVFSYFGTSSASDVPEFVVAEPTCSCKEGQIGLMSCRIQHCSVEAWGQLYAFEFLEDHALLSPSFVSNQVVNSSFSLLKRFSGNCFAGGNALQPPGAKCRVTYCEGQLQGVVIANEEKIHIRPVRSKDIALLKDLGFSRSHILFKSATRGENTVRAGRFPPRLQKRAEGAVKHLELMVVAGPDVYLYHKEDTERYILANLNIGAELLRDASLGAHFRVHLMQMLVLREPEAEVNITTNITSSLISVCEWSKKVNPQNDSDPQHADIVLYVTRFDLELPDGNKELRGVTQLGGVCSSFWSCVITQDTGFDLGVTIAHEIGHSLGIPHDGEGNQCSSSGYIMGSAGNHNSVDLSWSQCSRAEFLAFVSTGQTNCLNDLPDMDDSIPGWKPGLYYGADEQCKIAFGSVATACTFADSNVDICEVLSCHVQPGDKSSCTRLLVPLLDGTECGINKWCSKGQCSSLEELNPMAVVHGQWSVWSPFSSCSRSCGGGVAIRQRFCNNPRPAFGGQECHGASIQVEMCNTQACLMTQQDFMAEQCAATNLKPLYLTVEAPSFYTWTSAVGFAKGDMLCKHMCRAVEKEFMVSREDGFIDGTRCEQDDSQRHGAFNLCVTGSCRAFGCDGRMDSKKMMDSCKVCGGDNTTCTKVSGSYTEGKAKEYVTFLSLPYNTTLVHVTNQRPLFTHLAVKVKGEYVVAGKGKISLNVTYPSVLEDSQIKYKVFLTKDNLPSLEEVHVDGPTQEEIEIQVYRRYAKEYGNATNPDITFSYFVPKENLTYMWIPQQGPCSVTCGEGTRPVDHVCFDQTKNEITEDQWCLELPQPLSEHKPCAMEPCLYRWKISQIDECSAVCGTGAAQQNLTCVQFRDGLETVVDDSLCPAEEKPLSVVPCVVNVCPLGWNKEEDAHLLQTSESLGRMQLENQTVYVWSPLAGECSVSCGRGKTQLQYVCVAFDTKEETQEENCHPVPKPESRMEVCDLSPCPPRWKVTPAGPCSSSCGLGLMVQLVTCVQIHQGKEVLLEDRLCPVAEKPLTSVPCVIRMCSYEWSFSEWTECSASCGNGIQTRQDFCLNLLTRKHVNPIFCRHFPKAIVVRGCSVGPCPEQVVGPRGTRSPGAELQTVTPASRLTTPATAREVRYKDLDLPPSAVPAVPQEQTKTSGDVCGKLFLNATGVINMTGVESSDCTVAIGRPLREEITVSILESSLNCSAGEVVLFSGRMMWRTGCRNLPLSLINSRTNTLIVKQRVLLPGNGVILQYNSRTATKKYYQDCDKQLFGPQGEIVNPVQLPDQRQEVVCRTFINVAPQHRIAIRALYIDLGNESNQTHFNYILVRDINTMKTMVFHGKQQFFWQSTGSQAEIEFHENVKDHRTSFRAEYRAIEPK
- the ADAMTS13 gene encoding A disintegrin and metalloproteinase with thrombospondin motifs 13 isoform X2; this encodes MIVSLMIRALVMLPLGFCWPSAFQEKFLGALDAGDVFSYFGTSSASDVPEFVVAEPTCSCKEGQIGLMSCRIQHCSVEAWGQLYAFEFLEDHALLSPSFVSNQVVNSSFSLLKRFSGNCFAGGNALQPPGAKCRVTYCEGQLQGVVIANEEKIHIRPVRSKDIALLKDLGFSRSHILFKSATRGENTVRGRFPPRLQKRAEGAVKHLELMVVAGPDVYLYHKEDTERYILANLNIGAELLRDASLGAHFRVHLMQMLVLREPEAEVNITTNITSSLISVCEWSKKVNPQNDSDPQHADIVLYVTRFDLELPDGNKELRGVTQLGGVCSSFWSCVITQDTGFDLGVTIAHEIGHSLGIPHDGEGNQCSSSGYIMGSAGNHNSVDLSWSQCSRAEFLAFVSTGQTNCLNDLPDMDDSIPGWKPGLYYGADEQCKIAFGSVATACTFADSNVDICEVLSCHVQPGDKSSCTRLLVPLLDGTECGINKWCSKGQCSSLEELNPMAVVHGQWSVWSPFSSCSRSCGGGVAIRQRFCNNPRPAFGGQECHGASIQVEMCNTQACLMTQQDFMAEQCAATNLKPLYLTVEAPSFYTWTSAVGFAKGDMLCKHMCRAVEKEFMVSREDGFIDGTRCEQDDSQRHGAFNLCVTGSCRAFGCDGRMDSKKMMDSCKVCGGDNTTCTKVSGSYTEGKAKEYVTFLSLPYNTTLVHVTNQRPLFTHLAVKVKGEYVVAGKGKISLNVTYPSVLEDSQIKYKVFLTKDNLPSLEEVHVDGPTQEEIEIQVYRRYAKEYGNATNPDITFSYFVPKENLTYMWIPQQGPCSVTCGEGTRPVDHVCFDQTKNEITEDQWCLELPQPLSEHKPCAMEPCLYRWKISQIDECSAVCGTGAAQQNLTCVQFRDGLETVVDDSLCPAEEKPLSVVPCVVNVCPLGWNKEEDAHLLQTSESLGRMQLENQTVYVWSPLAGECSVSCGRGKTQLQYVCVAFDTKEETQEENCHPVPKPESRMEVCDLSPCPPRWKVTPAGPCSSSCGLGLMVQLVTCVQIHQGKEVLLEDRLCPVAEKPLTSVPCVIRMCSYEWSFSEWTECSASCGNGIQTRQDFCLNLLTRKHVNPIFCRHFPKAIVVRGCSVGPCPEQVVGPRGTRSPGAELQTVTPASRLTTPATAREVRYKDLDLPPSAVPAVPQEQTKTSGDVCGKLFLNATGVINMTGVESSDCTVAIGRPLREEITVSILESSLNCSAGEVVLFSGRMMWRTGCRNLPLSLINSRTNTLIVKQRVLLPGNGVILQYNSRTATKKYYQDCDKQLFGPQGEIVNPVQLPDQRQEVVCRTFINVAPQHRIAIRALYIDLGNESNQTHFNYILVRDINTMKTMVFHGKQQFFWQSTGSQAEIEFHENVKDHRTSFRAEYRAIEPK